The Macaca fascicularis isolate 582-1 chromosome 1, T2T-MFA8v1.1 genome includes a window with the following:
- the NR1I3 gene encoding nuclear receptor subfamily 1 group I member 3 isoform X8: MVQQVIKFTKDLPVFRSLPIEDQISLLKGAAVEICHIVLNTTFCLQTQNFLCGPLRYTIEDAARVGFQVEFLELLFHFHGTLRKLQLQEPEYVLLAAMALFSPAPYLTDRPGVTQRHEIDQLQEEMALTLQSYIKGQQQRPRDRFLYAKLLGLLAELRSINEAYGYQIQHIQGLSAMMPLLQEICS; the protein is encoded by the exons ATGGTACAGCAAGTCATCAAGTTTACCAAGGACCTGCCTGTCTTCCG TTCTCTGCCCATTGAAGACCAGATCTCCCTTCTCAAGGGAGCAGCTGTGGAAATCTGTCATATCGTACTCAATACCACTTTCTGTCTCCAAACACAAAACTTCCTCTGCGGGCCTCTTCGCTACACAATTGAAGACGCAGCCCGTG TGGGGTTCCAGGTAGAGTTTTTGGAGTTGCTCTTTCACTTCCATGGAACACTACGAAAACTGCAGCTCCAGGAGCCTGAGTATGTGCTCTTGGCTGCCATGGCCCTCTTCTCTCCTG CTCCCTATCTTACAGACCGACCTGGAGTTACCCAGAGACATGAGATTGATCAGCTGCAAGAGGAGATGGCACTGACTCTGCAAAGCTACATCAAGGGCCAGCAGCAAAGGCCCCGGGATCG GTTTCTGTATGCGAAGTTGCTGGGCCTGCTGGCTGAGCTCCGGAGCATTAATGAGGCCTACGGGTACCAAATCCAGCACATCCAGGGCCTGTCTGCCATGATGCCACTGCTCCAGGAGATCTGCAGCTGA
- the NR1I3 gene encoding nuclear receptor subfamily 1 group I member 3 isoform X6 codes for MASREDELRNCVVCGDQATGYHFNALTCEGCKGFFRRTVSKSIGPTCPFAGSCEVSKIQRRHCPACRLQKCLDAGMRKDMILSAEALALRRAKQAQRRAQQTPMQLSNEQEELIQTLLGAHTRHMGTMFEQFVQFRPPAHLFIHHQPLPTLAPVLPLVTHFADVNTFMVQQVIKFTKDLPVFRSLPIEDQISLLKGAAVEICHIVLNTTFCLQTQNFLCGPLRYTIEDAARDRPGVTQRHEIDQLQEEMALTLQSYIKGQQQRPRDRFLYAKLLGLLAELRSINEAYGYQIQHIQGLSAMMPLLQEICS; via the exons ATGGCCAGTAGGGAAGATGAGCTGAGGAACTGTGTGGTATGTGGGGACCAGGCCACAGGCTACCACTTCAACGCGCTGACTTGTGAGGGCTGCAAGGGTTTCTTCAG GAGAACAGTCAGCAAAAGCATTGGTCCCACCTGCCCCTTTGCTGGAAGCTGTGAAGTCAGCAAGATTCAGAGGCGCCACTGCCCAGCCTGCAGGTTGCAGAAGTGCTTAGATGCTGGCATGAGGAAAGACA TGATACTGTCGGCAGAAGCCCTGGCATTGCGGCGAGCAAAGCAGGCCCAGCGGCGGGCACAGCAAACACCTATGCAACTGAGTAATGAGCAAGAAGAGTTGATCCAGACACTCCTGGGGGCCCACACCCGCCACATGGGCACCATGTTTGAACAGTTTGTGCAGTTTAGG CCTCCAgctcatctgttcatccatcacCAGCCCTTGCCCACCCTGGCGCCTGTGCTGCCTCTGGTCACACACTTCGCAGACGTCAACACTTTCATGGTACAGCAAGTCATCAAGTTTACCAAGGACCTGCCTGTCTTCCG TTCTCTGCCCATTGAAGACCAGATCTCCCTTCTCAAGGGAGCAGCTGTGGAAATCTGTCATATCGTACTCAATACCACTTTCTGTCTCCAAACACAAAACTTCCTCTGCGGGCCTCTTCGCTACACAATTGAAGACGCAGCCCGTG ACCGACCTGGAGTTACCCAGAGACATGAGATTGATCAGCTGCAAGAGGAGATGGCACTGACTCTGCAAAGCTACATCAAGGGCCAGCAGCAAAGGCCCCGGGATCG GTTTCTGTATGCGAAGTTGCTGGGCCTGCTGGCTGAGCTCCGGAGCATTAATGAGGCCTACGGGTACCAAATCCAGCACATCCAGGGCCTGTCTGCCATGATGCCACTGCTCCAGGAGATCTGCAGCTGA
- the NR1I3 gene encoding nuclear receptor subfamily 1 group I member 3 isoform X1, with product MASREDELRNCVVCGDQATGYHFNALTCEGCKGFFRRTVSKSIGPTCPFAGSCEVSKIQRRHCPACRLQKCLDAGMRKDMILSAEALALRRAKQAQRRAQQTPMQLSNEQEELIQTLLGAHTRHMGTMFEQFVQFRPPAHLFIHHQPLPTLAPVLPLVTHFADVNTFMVQQVIKFTKDLPVFRSLPIEDQISLLKGAAVEICHIVLNTTFCLQTQNFLCGPLRYTIEDAARVSPAVGFQVEFLELLFHFHGTLRKLQLQEPEYVLLAAMALFSPAPYLTDRPGVTQRHEIDQLQEEMALTLQSYIKGQQQRPRDRFLYAKLLGLLAELRSINEAYGYQIQHIQGLSAMMPLLQEICS from the exons ATGGCCAGTAGGGAAGATGAGCTGAGGAACTGTGTGGTATGTGGGGACCAGGCCACAGGCTACCACTTCAACGCGCTGACTTGTGAGGGCTGCAAGGGTTTCTTCAG GAGAACAGTCAGCAAAAGCATTGGTCCCACCTGCCCCTTTGCTGGAAGCTGTGAAGTCAGCAAGATTCAGAGGCGCCACTGCCCAGCCTGCAGGTTGCAGAAGTGCTTAGATGCTGGCATGAGGAAAGACA TGATACTGTCGGCAGAAGCCCTGGCATTGCGGCGAGCAAAGCAGGCCCAGCGGCGGGCACAGCAAACACCTATGCAACTGAGTAATGAGCAAGAAGAGTTGATCCAGACACTCCTGGGGGCCCACACCCGCCACATGGGCACCATGTTTGAACAGTTTGTGCAGTTTAGG CCTCCAgctcatctgttcatccatcacCAGCCCTTGCCCACCCTGGCGCCTGTGCTGCCTCTGGTCACACACTTCGCAGACGTCAACACTTTCATGGTACAGCAAGTCATCAAGTTTACCAAGGACCTGCCTGTCTTCCG TTCTCTGCCCATTGAAGACCAGATCTCCCTTCTCAAGGGAGCAGCTGTGGAAATCTGTCATATCGTACTCAATACCACTTTCTGTCTCCAAACACAAAACTTCCTCTGCGGGCCTCTTCGCTACACAATTGAAGACGCAGCCCGTG TATCTCCCGCAGTGGGGTTCCAGGTAGAGTTTTTGGAGTTGCTCTTTCACTTCCATGGAACACTACGAAAACTGCAGCTCCAGGAGCCTGAGTATGTGCTCTTGGCTGCCATGGCCCTCTTCTCTCCTG CTCCCTATCTTACAGACCGACCTGGAGTTACCCAGAGACATGAGATTGATCAGCTGCAAGAGGAGATGGCACTGACTCTGCAAAGCTACATCAAGGGCCAGCAGCAAAGGCCCCGGGATCG GTTTCTGTATGCGAAGTTGCTGGGCCTGCTGGCTGAGCTCCGGAGCATTAATGAGGCCTACGGGTACCAAATCCAGCACATCCAGGGCCTGTCTGCCATGATGCCACTGCTCCAGGAGATCTGCAGCTGA
- the NR1I3 gene encoding nuclear receptor subfamily 1 group I member 3 isoform X7, with the protein MVQQVIKFTKDLPVFRSLPIEDQISLLKGAAVEICHIVLNTTFCLQTQNFLCGPLRYTIEDAARVSPAVGFQVEFLELLFHFHGTLRKLQLQEPEYVLLAAMALFSPAPYLTDRPGVTQRHEIDQLQEEMALTLQSYIKGQQQRPRDRFLYAKLLGLLAELRSINEAYGYQIQHIQGLSAMMPLLQEICS; encoded by the exons ATGGTACAGCAAGTCATCAAGTTTACCAAGGACCTGCCTGTCTTCCG TTCTCTGCCCATTGAAGACCAGATCTCCCTTCTCAAGGGAGCAGCTGTGGAAATCTGTCATATCGTACTCAATACCACTTTCTGTCTCCAAACACAAAACTTCCTCTGCGGGCCTCTTCGCTACACAATTGAAGACGCAGCCCGTG TATCTCCCGCAGTGGGGTTCCAGGTAGAGTTTTTGGAGTTGCTCTTTCACTTCCATGGAACACTACGAAAACTGCAGCTCCAGGAGCCTGAGTATGTGCTCTTGGCTGCCATGGCCCTCTTCTCTCCTG CTCCCTATCTTACAGACCGACCTGGAGTTACCCAGAGACATGAGATTGATCAGCTGCAAGAGGAGATGGCACTGACTCTGCAAAGCTACATCAAGGGCCAGCAGCAAAGGCCCCGGGATCG GTTTCTGTATGCGAAGTTGCTGGGCCTGCTGGCTGAGCTCCGGAGCATTAATGAGGCCTACGGGTACCAAATCCAGCACATCCAGGGCCTGTCTGCCATGATGCCACTGCTCCAGGAGATCTGCAGCTGA
- the NR1I3 gene encoding nuclear receptor subfamily 1 group I member 3 isoform X4: MASREDELRNCVVCGDQATGYHFNALTCEGCKGFFRRTVSKSIGPTCPFAGSCEVSKIQRRHCPACRLQKCLDAGMRKDMILSAEALALRRAKQAQRRAQQTPMQLSNEQEELIQTLLGAHTRHMGTMFEQFVQFRPPAHLFIHHQPLPTLAPVLPLVTHFADVNTFMVQQVIKFTKDLPVFRSLPIEDQISLLKGAAVEICHIVLNTTFCLQTQNFLCGPLRYTIEDAARVGFQVEFLELLFHFHGTLRKLQLQEPEYVLLAAMALFSPDRPGVTQRHEIDQLQEEMALTLQSYIKGQQQRPRDRFLYAKLLGLLAELRSINEAYGYQIQHIQGLSAMMPLLQEICS, translated from the exons ATGGCCAGTAGGGAAGATGAGCTGAGGAACTGTGTGGTATGTGGGGACCAGGCCACAGGCTACCACTTCAACGCGCTGACTTGTGAGGGCTGCAAGGGTTTCTTCAG GAGAACAGTCAGCAAAAGCATTGGTCCCACCTGCCCCTTTGCTGGAAGCTGTGAAGTCAGCAAGATTCAGAGGCGCCACTGCCCAGCCTGCAGGTTGCAGAAGTGCTTAGATGCTGGCATGAGGAAAGACA TGATACTGTCGGCAGAAGCCCTGGCATTGCGGCGAGCAAAGCAGGCCCAGCGGCGGGCACAGCAAACACCTATGCAACTGAGTAATGAGCAAGAAGAGTTGATCCAGACACTCCTGGGGGCCCACACCCGCCACATGGGCACCATGTTTGAACAGTTTGTGCAGTTTAGG CCTCCAgctcatctgttcatccatcacCAGCCCTTGCCCACCCTGGCGCCTGTGCTGCCTCTGGTCACACACTTCGCAGACGTCAACACTTTCATGGTACAGCAAGTCATCAAGTTTACCAAGGACCTGCCTGTCTTCCG TTCTCTGCCCATTGAAGACCAGATCTCCCTTCTCAAGGGAGCAGCTGTGGAAATCTGTCATATCGTACTCAATACCACTTTCTGTCTCCAAACACAAAACTTCCTCTGCGGGCCTCTTCGCTACACAATTGAAGACGCAGCCCGTG TGGGGTTCCAGGTAGAGTTTTTGGAGTTGCTCTTTCACTTCCATGGAACACTACGAAAACTGCAGCTCCAGGAGCCTGAGTATGTGCTCTTGGCTGCCATGGCCCTCTTCTCTCCTG ACCGACCTGGAGTTACCCAGAGACATGAGATTGATCAGCTGCAAGAGGAGATGGCACTGACTCTGCAAAGCTACATCAAGGGCCAGCAGCAAAGGCCCCGGGATCG GTTTCTGTATGCGAAGTTGCTGGGCCTGCTGGCTGAGCTCCGGAGCATTAATGAGGCCTACGGGTACCAAATCCAGCACATCCAGGGCCTGTCTGCCATGATGCCACTGCTCCAGGAGATCTGCAGCTGA
- the NR1I3 gene encoding nuclear receptor subfamily 1 group I member 3 isoform X5 produces the protein MASREDELRNCVVCGDQATGYHFNALTCEGCKGFFRRTVSKSIGPTCPFAGSCEVSKIQRRHCPACRLQKCLDAGMRKDMILSAEALALRRAKQAQRRAQQTPMQLSNEQEELIQTLLGAHTRHMGTMFEQFVQFRPPAHLFIHHQPLPTLAPVLPLVTHFADVNTFMVQQVIKFTKDLPVFRSLPIEDQISLLKGAAVEICHIVLNTTFCLQTQNFLCGPLRYTIEDAARAPYLTDRPGVTQRHEIDQLQEEMALTLQSYIKGQQQRPRDRFLYAKLLGLLAELRSINEAYGYQIQHIQGLSAMMPLLQEICS, from the exons ATGGCCAGTAGGGAAGATGAGCTGAGGAACTGTGTGGTATGTGGGGACCAGGCCACAGGCTACCACTTCAACGCGCTGACTTGTGAGGGCTGCAAGGGTTTCTTCAG GAGAACAGTCAGCAAAAGCATTGGTCCCACCTGCCCCTTTGCTGGAAGCTGTGAAGTCAGCAAGATTCAGAGGCGCCACTGCCCAGCCTGCAGGTTGCAGAAGTGCTTAGATGCTGGCATGAGGAAAGACA TGATACTGTCGGCAGAAGCCCTGGCATTGCGGCGAGCAAAGCAGGCCCAGCGGCGGGCACAGCAAACACCTATGCAACTGAGTAATGAGCAAGAAGAGTTGATCCAGACACTCCTGGGGGCCCACACCCGCCACATGGGCACCATGTTTGAACAGTTTGTGCAGTTTAGG CCTCCAgctcatctgttcatccatcacCAGCCCTTGCCCACCCTGGCGCCTGTGCTGCCTCTGGTCACACACTTCGCAGACGTCAACACTTTCATGGTACAGCAAGTCATCAAGTTTACCAAGGACCTGCCTGTCTTCCG TTCTCTGCCCATTGAAGACCAGATCTCCCTTCTCAAGGGAGCAGCTGTGGAAATCTGTCATATCGTACTCAATACCACTTTCTGTCTCCAAACACAAAACTTCCTCTGCGGGCCTCTTCGCTACACAATTGAAGACGCAGCCCGTG CTCCCTATCTTACAGACCGACCTGGAGTTACCCAGAGACATGAGATTGATCAGCTGCAAGAGGAGATGGCACTGACTCTGCAAAGCTACATCAAGGGCCAGCAGCAAAGGCCCCGGGATCG GTTTCTGTATGCGAAGTTGCTGGGCCTGCTGGCTGAGCTCCGGAGCATTAATGAGGCCTACGGGTACCAAATCCAGCACATCCAGGGCCTGTCTGCCATGATGCCACTGCTCCAGGAGATCTGCAGCTGA
- the NR1I3 gene encoding nuclear receptor subfamily 1 group I member 3 isoform X9 produces the protein MVQQVIKFTKDLPVFRSLPIEDQISLLKGAAVEICHIVLNTTFCLQTQNFLCGPLRYTIEDAARVGFQVEFLELLFHFHGTLRKLQLQEPEYVLLAAMALFSPDRPGVTQRHEIDQLQEEMALTLQSYIKGQQQRPRDRFLYAKLLGLLAELRSINEAYGYQIQHIQGLSAMMPLLQEICS, from the exons ATGGTACAGCAAGTCATCAAGTTTACCAAGGACCTGCCTGTCTTCCG TTCTCTGCCCATTGAAGACCAGATCTCCCTTCTCAAGGGAGCAGCTGTGGAAATCTGTCATATCGTACTCAATACCACTTTCTGTCTCCAAACACAAAACTTCCTCTGCGGGCCTCTTCGCTACACAATTGAAGACGCAGCCCGTG TGGGGTTCCAGGTAGAGTTTTTGGAGTTGCTCTTTCACTTCCATGGAACACTACGAAAACTGCAGCTCCAGGAGCCTGAGTATGTGCTCTTGGCTGCCATGGCCCTCTTCTCTCCTG ACCGACCTGGAGTTACCCAGAGACATGAGATTGATCAGCTGCAAGAGGAGATGGCACTGACTCTGCAAAGCTACATCAAGGGCCAGCAGCAAAGGCCCCGGGATCG GTTTCTGTATGCGAAGTTGCTGGGCCTGCTGGCTGAGCTCCGGAGCATTAATGAGGCCTACGGGTACCAAATCCAGCACATCCAGGGCCTGTCTGCCATGATGCCACTGCTCCAGGAGATCTGCAGCTGA
- the NR1I3 gene encoding nuclear receptor subfamily 1 group I member 3 isoform X2 produces MASREDELRNCVVCGDQATGYHFNALTCEGCKGFFRRTVSKSIGPTCPFAGSCEVSKIQRRHCPACRLQKCLDAGMRKDMILSAEALALRRAKQAQRRAQQTPMQLSNEQEELIQTLLGAHTRHMGTMFEQFVQFRPPAHLFIHHQPLPTLAPVLPLVTHFADVNTFMVQQVIKFTKDLPVFRSLPIEDQISLLKGAAVEICHIVLNTTFCLQTQNFLCGPLRYTIEDAARVGFQVEFLELLFHFHGTLRKLQLQEPEYVLLAAMALFSPAPYLTDRPGVTQRHEIDQLQEEMALTLQSYIKGQQQRPRDRFLYAKLLGLLAELRSINEAYGYQIQHIQGLSAMMPLLQEICS; encoded by the exons ATGGCCAGTAGGGAAGATGAGCTGAGGAACTGTGTGGTATGTGGGGACCAGGCCACAGGCTACCACTTCAACGCGCTGACTTGTGAGGGCTGCAAGGGTTTCTTCAG GAGAACAGTCAGCAAAAGCATTGGTCCCACCTGCCCCTTTGCTGGAAGCTGTGAAGTCAGCAAGATTCAGAGGCGCCACTGCCCAGCCTGCAGGTTGCAGAAGTGCTTAGATGCTGGCATGAGGAAAGACA TGATACTGTCGGCAGAAGCCCTGGCATTGCGGCGAGCAAAGCAGGCCCAGCGGCGGGCACAGCAAACACCTATGCAACTGAGTAATGAGCAAGAAGAGTTGATCCAGACACTCCTGGGGGCCCACACCCGCCACATGGGCACCATGTTTGAACAGTTTGTGCAGTTTAGG CCTCCAgctcatctgttcatccatcacCAGCCCTTGCCCACCCTGGCGCCTGTGCTGCCTCTGGTCACACACTTCGCAGACGTCAACACTTTCATGGTACAGCAAGTCATCAAGTTTACCAAGGACCTGCCTGTCTTCCG TTCTCTGCCCATTGAAGACCAGATCTCCCTTCTCAAGGGAGCAGCTGTGGAAATCTGTCATATCGTACTCAATACCACTTTCTGTCTCCAAACACAAAACTTCCTCTGCGGGCCTCTTCGCTACACAATTGAAGACGCAGCCCGTG TGGGGTTCCAGGTAGAGTTTTTGGAGTTGCTCTTTCACTTCCATGGAACACTACGAAAACTGCAGCTCCAGGAGCCTGAGTATGTGCTCTTGGCTGCCATGGCCCTCTTCTCTCCTG CTCCCTATCTTACAGACCGACCTGGAGTTACCCAGAGACATGAGATTGATCAGCTGCAAGAGGAGATGGCACTGACTCTGCAAAGCTACATCAAGGGCCAGCAGCAAAGGCCCCGGGATCG GTTTCTGTATGCGAAGTTGCTGGGCCTGCTGGCTGAGCTCCGGAGCATTAATGAGGCCTACGGGTACCAAATCCAGCACATCCAGGGCCTGTCTGCCATGATGCCACTGCTCCAGGAGATCTGCAGCTGA
- the NR1I3 gene encoding nuclear receptor subfamily 1 group I member 3 isoform X3 gives MASREDELRNCVVCGDQATGYHFNALTCEGCKGFFRRTVSKSIGPTCPFAGSCEVSKIQRRHCPACRLQKCLDAGMRKDMILSAEALALRRAKQAQRRAQQTPMQLSNEQEELIQTLLGAHTRHMGTMFEQFVQFRPPAHLFIHHQPLPTLAPVLPLVTHFADVNTFMVQQVIKFTKDLPVFRSLPIEDQISLLKGAAVEICHIVLNTTFCLQTQNFLCGPLRYTIEDAARVSPAVGFQVEFLELLFHFHGTLRKLQLQEPEYVLLAAMALFSPDRPGVTQRHEIDQLQEEMALTLQSYIKGQQQRPRDRFLYAKLLGLLAELRSINEAYGYQIQHIQGLSAMMPLLQEICS, from the exons ATGGCCAGTAGGGAAGATGAGCTGAGGAACTGTGTGGTATGTGGGGACCAGGCCACAGGCTACCACTTCAACGCGCTGACTTGTGAGGGCTGCAAGGGTTTCTTCAG GAGAACAGTCAGCAAAAGCATTGGTCCCACCTGCCCCTTTGCTGGAAGCTGTGAAGTCAGCAAGATTCAGAGGCGCCACTGCCCAGCCTGCAGGTTGCAGAAGTGCTTAGATGCTGGCATGAGGAAAGACA TGATACTGTCGGCAGAAGCCCTGGCATTGCGGCGAGCAAAGCAGGCCCAGCGGCGGGCACAGCAAACACCTATGCAACTGAGTAATGAGCAAGAAGAGTTGATCCAGACACTCCTGGGGGCCCACACCCGCCACATGGGCACCATGTTTGAACAGTTTGTGCAGTTTAGG CCTCCAgctcatctgttcatccatcacCAGCCCTTGCCCACCCTGGCGCCTGTGCTGCCTCTGGTCACACACTTCGCAGACGTCAACACTTTCATGGTACAGCAAGTCATCAAGTTTACCAAGGACCTGCCTGTCTTCCG TTCTCTGCCCATTGAAGACCAGATCTCCCTTCTCAAGGGAGCAGCTGTGGAAATCTGTCATATCGTACTCAATACCACTTTCTGTCTCCAAACACAAAACTTCCTCTGCGGGCCTCTTCGCTACACAATTGAAGACGCAGCCCGTG TATCTCCCGCAGTGGGGTTCCAGGTAGAGTTTTTGGAGTTGCTCTTTCACTTCCATGGAACACTACGAAAACTGCAGCTCCAGGAGCCTGAGTATGTGCTCTTGGCTGCCATGGCCCTCTTCTCTCCTG ACCGACCTGGAGTTACCCAGAGACATGAGATTGATCAGCTGCAAGAGGAGATGGCACTGACTCTGCAAAGCTACATCAAGGGCCAGCAGCAAAGGCCCCGGGATCG GTTTCTGTATGCGAAGTTGCTGGGCCTGCTGGCTGAGCTCCGGAGCATTAATGAGGCCTACGGGTACCAAATCCAGCACATCCAGGGCCTGTCTGCCATGATGCCACTGCTCCAGGAGATCTGCAGCTGA